In the genome of Shewanella glacialimarina, one region contains:
- a CDS encoding efflux RND transporter permease subunit translates to MNIAGYFVKNTVISWMFILILLIGGLMAFTGLGQLEDPPFTIKDAVVVTLYPGATSTEVEEEVTYLVEKAIQELPYIDKIRSLSTSGMSQITVTMRNNYGPDELPQIWDELRRKVNDMASSLPPGAHAPMVNDDFGDVYGIMLMVSGADYSYRDLLDYVDYVKRELELIPGVGKVSLAGKQQEQVFVEMSLNKAASSNIDPQLISNLLNSQNMVSDAGNIRVSGDNLKIRTSGGFSSVEELEELIIPGTQGNKLIYLKDVATVSRGFQNIPTNLLSFNQNSAINIGISFSSGVNVVEVGKLVDAKLASIESARPAGMHIETMYNQPNEVDVSVSSFVWNLIAAVVIVIGVLLVFMGVKSGILIGLILFLTCLGTFMLMLQAEIELQRISLGALIIALGMLVDNAIVVVEGILIGRQRGQTTLEAGQAIVKQTMWPLLGATVIAIIAFAPIGLSPDATGEFAGSLFWVLLFSLFLSWITAITITPFFAQIFFGKEGEKVPDGELADPYGGAFFVFYKKILNICMRFRWFSTFAVLVMFVISIAGFAYVKQSFFPPSTTPIFLVDVWMPEGADIRETEAVIKQMEAKVAVIENVEYVASTIGKGFPRFLLTYSPEKNFASYGQIAVRASSFDTLQPVMVEFRRQAEQFFPQTQLKFKRLEIGPSTDAKIEARLSGPDPDVLRQLAAQVMTIFNDTPGTVNVRHDWRDRVKYIEPRFNETQARRLGIVKSEVDRSIKFAFTGVDIGVYREGTTLLPIIGRLPNDERVDIESMESIRIWSPVINGFVPLQQVVDGFDVKFEDPIIQRRDRKRTLTVFADADFEYDILPAALFNQVRPKIEALELPVGYELQWGGEFESSSDAQASLFSTLPIGFLLMFLITVFLFNSVRKPLVIWCCVPLAIIGITSGLLILDKPFSFMALLGMLSLSGMLLKNGIVLLDQINTEINEGKEIFQAVFESTVSRVRPVCMAAVTTILGVLPLITDAFFESLAAVVMFGLGVATILTLIIVPVFYIIFFNVKYRDYKTF, encoded by the coding sequence ATGAATATTGCAGGATATTTCGTAAAAAATACCGTGATCAGTTGGATGTTTATCCTTATTTTACTTATCGGTGGATTAATGGCCTTCACTGGATTAGGCCAGCTAGAAGATCCGCCATTTACCATTAAAGATGCCGTGGTAGTCACCTTATACCCAGGTGCAACGTCAACTGAAGTCGAAGAAGAAGTCACTTATTTGGTCGAAAAAGCCATTCAAGAACTGCCTTACATTGATAAAATTCGCTCACTCAGTACCTCAGGTATGTCGCAAATTACCGTCACCATGAGAAACAATTATGGCCCAGATGAATTGCCCCAAATTTGGGATGAGCTGCGTCGTAAAGTGAATGATATGGCATCAAGTTTACCGCCTGGGGCGCATGCGCCAATGGTTAACGATGACTTTGGTGATGTATACGGCATCATGCTGATGGTCAGCGGTGCAGATTACAGTTATCGAGATTTATTAGACTATGTTGATTATGTTAAGCGTGAATTAGAACTCATACCCGGCGTGGGTAAGGTGTCGCTAGCGGGCAAACAGCAAGAGCAAGTTTTTGTTGAAATGTCGCTAAACAAAGCGGCCAGTTCTAATATTGACCCACAGCTTATTTCAAACCTACTTAACTCACAAAATATGGTGTCTGATGCCGGTAACATTCGTGTTTCGGGTGATAACCTTAAAATCAGAACCAGTGGCGGCTTTAGTTCCGTTGAAGAGCTAGAAGAGCTGATTATTCCCGGTACTCAAGGTAATAAACTGATTTACCTTAAAGATGTGGCGACCGTGAGCCGTGGCTTTCAAAATATTCCGACAAACCTATTAAGCTTTAACCAAAATAGTGCCATCAACATTGGTATTTCATTTTCATCTGGGGTTAATGTTGTTGAAGTGGGTAAGCTAGTCGATGCTAAATTAGCCTCAATTGAAAGCGCCAGACCGGCAGGTATGCACATTGAAACCATGTATAACCAGCCTAACGAGGTGGATGTTTCGGTTAGCAGTTTTGTGTGGAACCTGATTGCCGCAGTCGTCATTGTTATTGGTGTGCTACTGGTCTTTATGGGGGTTAAAAGCGGTATTTTAATCGGTCTTATTCTATTTTTAACCTGCCTTGGCACCTTTATGTTAATGCTGCAGGCAGAAATTGAATTGCAGCGTATTTCACTTGGCGCATTGATCATTGCCTTAGGCATGCTGGTGGACAACGCCATTGTGGTGGTCGAAGGTATTTTAATTGGTCGCCAACGAGGCCAAACTACACTCGAAGCTGGTCAAGCTATTGTTAAACAAACTATGTGGCCATTATTGGGTGCTACCGTAATCGCGATTATCGCGTTTGCGCCAATTGGCTTATCCCCTGATGCTACCGGTGAATTTGCTGGGTCATTGTTTTGGGTATTGCTGTTTTCACTGTTTTTATCCTGGATTACCGCCATTACGATTACACCATTTTTTGCACAGATATTTTTTGGCAAAGAGGGTGAGAAAGTGCCTGACGGTGAGTTAGCCGACCCTTATGGCGGCGCATTTTTTGTGTTTTATAAAAAAATACTCAATATTTGTATGCGATTTCGCTGGTTCAGCACCTTTGCGGTACTGGTGATGTTCGTGATTTCTATTGCTGGTTTTGCCTATGTTAAGCAATCCTTCTTCCCGCCTTCAACAACGCCGATATTTTTAGTGGATGTGTGGATGCCAGAAGGCGCAGATATTCGCGAAACAGAAGCGGTTATTAAACAAATGGAAGCCAAAGTCGCCGTTATTGAAAATGTTGAGTATGTTGCTTCAACCATAGGTAAAGGTTTTCCGCGTTTCTTATTAACCTATTCGCCGGAAAAAAACTTTGCCTCATACGGTCAAATAGCGGTTCGTGCCAGTAGTTTTGATACTTTACAACCGGTAATGGTTGAGTTTAGACGTCAAGCAGAGCAATTTTTCCCACAAACCCAGCTTAAGTTCAAACGCTTAGAAATCGGCCCTTCGACAGATGCCAAAATTGAAGCCAGATTAAGCGGCCCAGACCCAGATGTACTGCGTCAACTTGCGGCACAGGTTATGACCATTTTTAACGACACCCCAGGTACGGTCAACGTACGCCATGATTGGCGTGACCGGGTCAAATACATTGAACCGCGCTTTAATGAAACCCAGGCCCGCCGCTTAGGTATTGTTAAAAGTGAAGTGGATAGATCGATTAAGTTCGCCTTTACTGGGGTAGATATAGGGGTTTACCGTGAAGGCACCACCTTATTACCTATTATTGGTCGTTTACCTAATGATGAACGTGTCGATATTGAGTCAATGGAAAGTATCCGTATCTGGAGTCCGGTGATTAACGGTTTTGTGCCACTTCAGCAGGTTGTAGATGGCTTTGACGTTAAATTTGAAGACCCAATTATTCAACGTCGCGACCGTAAACGAACTTTAACCGTGTTTGCCGATGCTGATTTTGAATACGATATTTTGCCAGCGGCACTGTTTAATCAAGTTAGGCCTAAAATTGAAGCGCTTGAGTTACCAGTAGGCTATGAATTGCAATGGGGCGGCGAGTTTGAATCATCAAGTGATGCGCAAGCTTCACTGTTTTCAACCTTGCCTATTGGATTCTTGTTGATGTTTTTAATCACGGTTTTCTTATTTAACTCAGTGCGTAAGCCACTGGTTATTTGGTGTTGTGTTCCGTTAGCGATTATAGGTATCACTTCAGGGTTATTGATTTTAGACAAGCCCTTCAGCTTTATGGCGCTACTTGGTATGTTGAGTTTATCGGGTATGTTACTGAAAAACGGCATTGTGTTGCTTGATCAAATCAACACCGAAATTAATGAAGGCAAAGAGATATTTCAAGCGGTATTTGAGTCTACGGTTAGCCGTGTGCGTCCTGTGTGTATGGCAGCGGTAACCACTATTCTTGGGGTGTTGCCGTTAATCACAGATGCATTTTTTGAATCATTAGCTGCGGTAGTCATGTTTGGGTTAGGTGTTGCCACCATCTTAACGTTAATTATTGTACCTGTGTTTTACATCATATTCTTTAATGTGAAATACCGAGATTATAAGACCTTCTAG
- the folX gene encoding dihydroneopterin triphosphate 2'-epimerase → MSSKIGAYSQAVINVTNLRLRTFIGFNQDEREKQQDVVINIEIHYPADKSFQTDNVADALNYKIITKKVIQHVEEGRFLLLEKLVADVVDICSEHPSVTLAKVTIDKPHALRFADSVSLSLEHRR, encoded by the coding sequence ATGTCTTCAAAAATAGGCGCTTATAGCCAAGCTGTTATTAATGTCACCAACCTTCGTTTACGCACTTTTATCGGCTTTAACCAGGATGAAAGAGAAAAGCAGCAAGATGTGGTGATCAATATTGAAATACATTACCCAGCAGACAAGTCATTTCAAACCGACAATGTGGCAGATGCGCTCAACTATAAAATTATCACTAAAAAAGTGATCCAGCATGTAGAGGAAGGACGATTCTTACTACTTGAAAAGCTGGTTGCCGATGTCGTGGACATATGTAGCGAACATCCATCAGTGACTTTAGCTAAAGTGACCATCGACAAGCCCCATGCATTGCGCTTTGCCGATTCTGTGTCGCTATCTTTAGAACACCGCCGTTAA
- the folE gene encoding GTP cyclohydrolase I FolE, which translates to MSVNNGIISDAAKKVQSALVAHGLETPLLPTELTAQQKYERIKGLMTEVVATLGLDLTDDSLAETPHRIAKMYVNEIFSGLDYANFPKISQIENKMGVEEMVKVSDISVVSTCEHHFITIDGIAKVAYIPKGKIIGLSKINRIVRFFAQRPQVQERLTQQVLVALQTLLETEDVAVTIKATHYCVKSRGIMDTTSSTQTTALGGSFKANASTRAEFLAA; encoded by the coding sequence ATGTCAGTAAACAACGGCATTATTTCAGACGCCGCCAAAAAAGTGCAGTCAGCATTAGTTGCGCACGGATTAGAAACGCCATTATTACCTACAGAGCTCACCGCACAGCAAAAATATGAGCGCATTAAAGGGTTAATGACCGAAGTTGTGGCAACGCTAGGGTTAGACTTAACCGACGACAGTCTAGCTGAAACACCGCACCGTATTGCCAAAATGTACGTTAATGAGATTTTCTCTGGTTTAGACTATGCCAATTTTCCAAAAATCAGCCAAATTGAAAATAAAATGGGCGTGGAAGAGATGGTTAAAGTCAGCGATATCAGCGTGGTCAGCACCTGTGAGCATCACTTTATTACCATAGATGGTATAGCGAAAGTGGCTTATATCCCTAAAGGCAAAATTATTGGGTTATCAAAAATAAATCGTATTGTGCGATTTTTTGCCCAGCGCCCTCAAGTGCAAGAGCGCTTAACACAGCAGGTATTAGTGGCACTGCAAACATTACTAGAAACCGAAGATGTTGCGGTAACTATCAAAGCAACCCATTATTGTGTTAAGTCTCGCGGCATAATGGACACCACATCAAGCACGCAAACCACCGCCTTAGGTGGCAGCTTTAAGGCTAACGCCTCTACTCGCGCAGAGTTTTTAGCCGCTTAA